A window of the Jeotgalibacillus aurantiacus genome harbors these coding sequences:
- a CDS encoding pyridoxamine 5'-phosphate oxidase family protein, which translates to MGELTKVHSPAVSREAVKMNDLITNEQELRDYLGEPSINATSKVIPYIDEHVKAYIAKSPFLTMSTADENGICDASPRGDAPGFVQVQDEKHLLIPERPGNKRADSLMNILKNPGIGLLFMIPGLGETLRINGKARLVKDAEWLEKMAVQGKAPLLAIQVEVEECYIHCAKAFIRSGLWKPDSWLEKEDLPKPSKILHAHTKLPDTTPDSIQKRLEEGYRERLY; encoded by the coding sequence ATGGGTGAATTAACAAAAGTTCATTCTCCAGCTGTTTCCCGAGAAGCAGTGAAAATGAACGATCTTATCACTAATGAACAGGAATTAAGAGACTACCTCGGTGAGCCGAGTATCAATGCTACAAGTAAAGTCATTCCTTACATCGATGAACATGTGAAAGCATACATAGCAAAATCACCGTTTTTGACGATGTCTACGGCTGATGAAAATGGAATATGTGACGCTTCTCCCCGTGGGGATGCGCCTGGCTTTGTCCAGGTTCAGGATGAAAAGCACCTGCTGATCCCGGAGCGGCCGGGAAATAAACGGGCCGACTCGCTGATGAACATTTTGAAAAATCCAGGGATCGGTCTGTTATTTATGATTCCCGGGTTAGGCGAAACGCTTCGGATTAATGGCAAAGCGCGCCTGGTCAAGGATGCTGAATGGCTGGAGAAGATGGCAGTTCAGGGGAAAGCGCCGCTGCTTGCGATTCAGGTAGAGGTAGAGGAATGTTATATTCATTGCGCCAAAGCCTTTATTCGTTCGGGACTCTGGAAACCGGACTCCTGGCTTGAAAAAGAAGATTTGCCAAAGCCTTCTAAGATTCTTCATGCCCACACGAAGCTGCCCGACACAACACCTGACAGTATTCAAAAGAGGCTTGAGGAAGGGTATCGGGAGCGTCTTTATTAA
- a CDS encoding GNAT family N-acetyltransferase — protein sequence MNILFAAKEDSKELAPLFDAYRQFYNQPSNLDGAEAYLSERLAEGESIIFFAKEGDEVLGFTQLYPTFSSISMRRAWILNDLYVSEQARKKGVGERLLQQVKEFAEETSAASVSLSTAPDNEKAQRLYERNGYVRDEEFLHYELKI from the coding sequence ATGAATATTTTATTTGCAGCAAAAGAAGACAGTAAGGAACTCGCACCATTATTTGATGCGTACCGGCAATTTTACAATCAGCCATCCAACCTTGATGGAGCGGAGGCTTATTTATCAGAACGTCTGGCAGAAGGAGAGTCGATTATCTTTTTTGCAAAGGAGGGAGATGAGGTGCTTGGATTTACGCAGTTGTATCCAACCTTTTCGTCGATTTCAATGAGACGCGCATGGATTTTAAACGATCTTTATGTTTCTGAACAGGCGCGCAAAAAGGGAGTAGGAGAGCGACTGCTTCAGCAGGTAAAGGAATTTGCCGAGGAAACATCAGCAGCAAGTGTCAGTCTGAGCACTGCGCCGGATAACGAGAAAGCGCAAAGACTGTATGAGCGAAATGGTTATGTTCGGGATGAAGAATTCCTGCACTATGAACTCAAAATTTAA
- a CDS encoding YdeI/OmpD-associated family protein, translating into MKTLRVASIIEWRKWLEQNHLNEREVWLENPRIENGYMLDYIETVEEAICFGWIDGIAKKSEEGHMLQRFTPRKKNSNWTELNKERARRLIRLGKMHPSGYSVCPNLDEKSFVIQPEVYKTIIEDEHVKSRFEALPDLYKRVRIGYIQEFRPGYPEFEKRLANFILKTKQGKMYGNWNDGGKLTDEN; encoded by the coding sequence ATGAAGACACTGCGTGTTGCATCAATCATCGAGTGGAGAAAGTGGCTAGAGCAAAATCATCTAAATGAACGGGAGGTTTGGCTTGAAAATCCACGCATAGAAAATGGTTATATGCTTGATTATATTGAAACAGTGGAAGAAGCCATTTGCTTTGGCTGGATTGATGGCATTGCAAAAAAATCAGAAGAGGGTCACATGCTTCAGAGGTTCACTCCAAGGAAAAAGAATAGTAACTGGACTGAGCTAAACAAAGAAAGAGCCAGAAGGTTAATCCGCCTTGGAAAAATGCATCCATCAGGATATTCAGTATGTCCAAATTTAGATGAGAAGTCTTTTGTTATCCAGCCTGAGGTGTACAAAACAATAATCGAAGATGAACATGTAAAGAGCCGATTTGAAGCACTGCCTGACCTCTACAAGCGGGTGAGAATTGGTTATATTCAGGAATTCCGGCCGGGATATCCTGAGTTTGAAAAGAGGTTAGCAAACTTTATTCTTAAAACAAAACAGGGCAAAATGTATGGGAATTGGAACGATGGAGGGAAGCTGACAGATGAAAATTAA
- a CDS encoding nucleotidyltransferase domain-containing protein, translated as MKIQTEAVHALTESLIGNPLVKAIILKGSLGRGEGDDFSDVDLYCFVEKEDTERFLKDRIRHLEAYRPILFYEDCFIIAPQIIAVYDNLLHVDLFTVTEETFKTSDFFEVLYDPHDIMGPFVSRQHLTLSEEEFEEEAYGVAWFLFQYRKACKRGNDVWAVELLHAATKSLAKVVLHQYRPDRAQLGLKCLEKELPDAQLSEFRSILSKLTPVHHKQAADEILLYLEREGDWLEETLGERSYAKRFLMKIQEVFREEFIVGQREQR; from the coding sequence ATGAAAATCCAGACAGAGGCAGTTCATGCATTAACGGAATCTTTGATCGGGAATCCGTTAGTGAAAGCCATCATTTTAAAAGGCTCGCTGGGAAGAGGAGAGGGAGACGATTTTTCAGATGTCGATCTGTATTGCTTTGTAGAGAAAGAGGATACGGAACGATTTCTAAAGGACCGTATCCGGCACCTTGAAGCTTATAGACCGATTCTTTTTTATGAGGATTGCTTTATTATCGCCCCTCAGATCATTGCTGTGTATGACAATCTTCTGCATGTTGATCTGTTTACAGTGACAGAGGAAACGTTTAAAACATCAGATTTTTTTGAGGTGCTGTATGACCCGCACGACATCATGGGTCCGTTTGTTTCGAGGCAGCATTTGACGCTATCTGAGGAAGAGTTTGAGGAGGAGGCTTACGGTGTAGCGTGGTTTCTTTTTCAATACAGAAAAGCCTGCAAGCGCGGCAATGACGTGTGGGCGGTTGAACTGTTACATGCGGCTACGAAAAGTCTGGCAAAGGTCGTGCTGCATCAATACAGGCCTGACCGGGCCCAGCTCGGATTGAAGTGTCTGGAGAAAGAACTTCCGGATGCTCAGCTCTCAGAGTTTCGTTCTATTTTGTCGAAGCTGACACCTGTTCATCATAAACAGGCAGCTGATGAGATTCTTTTATATTTAGAGAGAGAAGGCGACTGGCTGGAGGAGACATTGGGTGAGCGTTCGTACGCCAAACGATTTTTAATGAAAATACAGGAGGTGTTCCGTGAAGAATTCATCGTTGGACAACGGGAACAGCGCTAA
- a CDS encoding YeiH family protein — translation MTLSSKQAWLSGVLFTFFIALLGYLLALVPGFDRVGQLAGAIVLAVFYRQIFGYPDKIRSGITFSTKRLLRVAIVLYGLKLNIEIVLNDGLGLLVRDAAVIIFAIFATIWLAKKLRADRSISLLVAVGTGVCGAAAIAAVAPIIRAKERDTAIAVGMIALLGTIFALAYTLLRPILPLDDVQYGTWVGLSLHEIAHVALAGEPAGEEGLAMALLAKLGRVFLLIPLCLILVYWVNRKTEASESAEAKIVFPWFLVGFLLLSVIGTYVIGPVIPVSDQVLAFISDLTTWLLTAAMVGLGLNVSLQDIRDRAMKPFLVILTVSIVLSVWTYFIV, via the coding sequence ATGACGTTATCATCAAAACAGGCATGGCTTAGCGGCGTGCTTTTTACTTTTTTTATCGCCCTTCTCGGGTATTTACTTGCTTTGGTCCCAGGGTTTGACCGTGTGGGTCAGCTGGCTGGAGCGATTGTACTGGCGGTTTTTTACCGGCAGATTTTCGGTTATCCGGATAAAATCCGTTCAGGCATCACGTTTTCCACGAAACGCCTGTTGCGTGTGGCGATCGTGTTATATGGATTGAAGCTGAATATTGAAATTGTGCTGAATGACGGGCTGGGATTGCTCGTGCGGGATGCTGCTGTTATTATCTTCGCGATTTTTGCGACGATCTGGCTGGCGAAAAAGCTCCGTGCTGATCGAAGTATTTCGCTGCTGGTGGCGGTTGGAACGGGCGTTTGTGGTGCGGCAGCGATCGCAGCTGTAGCGCCGATTATCCGTGCAAAAGAAAGGGATACTGCGATCGCCGTTGGCATGATCGCTTTACTCGGCACGATTTTTGCGTTGGCTTATACATTGCTGCGCCCTATTCTTCCTTTAGATGATGTGCAGTACGGCACGTGGGTGGGATTAAGTCTTCATGAGATTGCCCATGTAGCGCTTGCCGGAGAACCTGCGGGTGAAGAGGGGCTGGCGATGGCGCTGCTTGCAAAGCTTGGGCGCGTATTTCTATTAATCCCACTTTGTCTAATTCTCGTTTACTGGGTCAACCGCAAAACAGAGGCTTCAGAATCTGCTGAAGCTAAGATTGTTTTTCCGTGGTTTTTAGTAGGATTTTTATTACTAAGTGTGATTGGAACGTATGTGATTGGACCCGTTATCCCGGTGTCCGACCAGGTATTAGCTTTCATTTCTGACCTTACTACATGGCTGTTGACTGCCGCGATGGTGGGGCTTGGATTGAATGTCAGTCTGCAGGACATTCGTGACCGCGCCATGAAGCCATTTTTAGTTATTTTGACAGTCTCAATCGTGCTATCTGTGTGGACTTATTTTATTGTGTGA
- a CDS encoding GNAT family N-acetyltransferase produces MKILNYDKQFEQSWLRCRLLSYFYSAFYEDVLREKPGFSNRTIELIAVQDDEVIGLIDVVLDDPENKLTFLRKEHGAFIATIAVHPDHQNNGIAQALYDEAMKRLDQYEGLSFIELYTRDDEAANRFYEKQGFIQSVKYYDVFGVEKGLRKPVSVKLGEGRVLAESDGKPVGFALVDSIYEAYDEKGVDQIDHDRVVPVYGYLKEL; encoded by the coding sequence ATGAAGATTCTAAACTATGACAAACAATTCGAGCAGAGCTGGCTCAGATGCAGGCTGCTTTCTTATTTCTACTCTGCCTTTTATGAAGATGTTTTGCGTGAAAAACCGGGATTTTCAAATCGAACGATTGAGCTGATCGCGGTACAGGATGACGAGGTCATTGGGTTAATAGATGTGGTACTCGATGATCCTGAGAATAAGCTTACCTTTTTGAGAAAAGAACATGGTGCTTTTATCGCTACAATCGCTGTGCATCCTGATCACCAAAATAACGGGATTGCGCAGGCGTTATATGACGAAGCGATGAAGAGATTAGACCAATATGAGGGCTTGTCCTTTATTGAACTTTATACGCGTGATGATGAGGCGGCAAACCGCTTTTATGAAAAACAAGGGTTTATTCAGTCAGTGAAATATTATGATGTTTTTGGTGTAGAAAAGGGTCTGAGAAAACCAGTTAGCGTAAAGCTGGGAGAGGGAAGAGTGCTGGCCGAAAGTGATGGAAAACCGGTTGGATTTGCATTGGTGGACAGCATTTATGAAGCCTATGACGAGAAGGGTGTTGACCAGATAGACCATGACCGGGTTGTGCCGGTTTATGGGTATTTGAAGGAGCTTTAA
- a CDS encoding class I SAM-dependent methyltransferase yields the protein MDQRVKEIRKEEKAYHDKVYEELVLFEPGSWLRSPVRSVIQTVDLFEHKNIHVLDLGSGVGRNSIPIAQKVQSSGGMVTCVDLLESAIVKLRDYRLQYGVENQIKGFESAIEDFRIDENTYDYIVAVSSLEHCASLNDFKEILSNMRAGTRERGIHYLVINTDMEEIDMTTGKRLNVQLEVDLSTRDLDAILTSGYQGWDVLDHHIKELTFEIERNGLAVQLNTKAVTFVVRKP from the coding sequence TTGGATCAAAGGGTGAAGGAGATCAGAAAAGAAGAAAAAGCCTATCATGACAAGGTTTACGAGGAATTGGTTTTATTTGAGCCTGGTTCCTGGCTTCGGAGTCCAGTTCGATCTGTTATTCAGACAGTAGATTTGTTTGAACATAAGAATATCCATGTATTGGATCTCGGTTCAGGTGTAGGGAGGAACAGTATTCCCATTGCACAGAAGGTTCAAAGTTCAGGTGGTATGGTGACGTGTGTAGACCTCTTGGAATCAGCAATTGTTAAGCTGCGTGATTACAGGCTTCAGTATGGAGTAGAGAATCAAATCAAAGGTTTTGAGTCCGCGATCGAAGACTTTAGGATCGATGAAAATACATATGATTATATTGTGGCAGTCTCGAGCCTTGAGCATTGTGCCAGTTTGAATGATTTTAAAGAAATCCTTTCTAATATGAGAGCTGGTACAAGAGAGAGAGGTATACACTATTTGGTGATTAATACGGATATGGAAGAGATTGATATGACCACAGGGAAACGGTTGAATGTCCAGTTAGAAGTCGATTTGTCTACCAGAGATTTAGATGCTATTTTGACGAGCGGTTATCAGGGATGGGATGTATTAGATCATCACATAAAAGAGTTAACGTTTGAAATTGAGAGAAACGGTCTGGCCGTTCAACTTAATACAAAGGCCGTTACATTTGTGGTGAGAAAACCATGA
- a CDS encoding nucleoside 2-deoxyribosyltransferase: MKFYIASGFQNKHAVQHVSQSLKTNGWIHTYDWTKNERASSYDMLQEVGELEREAVLAADLLIVLLPGGKGTHIEMGLALAQRKKIYLVAPDERAWDFDQTSTFYHLPEVERFTGSVEEFIFYMLGDLK, from the coding sequence ATGAAATTCTACATCGCATCCGGCTTTCAAAATAAACATGCAGTTCAGCACGTAAGTCAATCACTGAAAACAAATGGCTGGATTCATACATATGACTGGACAAAAAATGAGCGGGCGAGCAGTTATGACATGCTGCAAGAGGTTGGGGAGCTGGAACGTGAGGCGGTTTTAGCGGCTGATTTGTTGATCGTGCTGTTACCTGGCGGGAAAGGAACACATATTGAAATGGGGCTTGCCCTTGCTCAAAGAAAGAAGATTTATTTAGTTGCGCCGGATGAACGTGCGTGGGATTTTGACCAGACCAGTACGTTTTATCATTTGCCGGAGGTTGAACGTTTTACGGGAAGTGTTGAGGAATTTATCTTTTACATGTTAGGGGATTTAAAATGA
- a CDS encoding tautomerase family protein — MPYVNIKVTRENGGLTKEEKAALVKGATDLLQNTLGKNPASTVVVIDEIETDNYGLGGELITERRKRENG, encoded by the coding sequence ATGCCTTACGTAAATATTAAAGTAACAAGAGAGAACGGCGGCCTCACAAAGGAAGAGAAAGCGGCACTCGTAAAAGGTGCAACGGATCTTCTTCAAAACACCCTTGGTAAAAACCCTGCTTCGACTGTGGTTGTGATTGATGAAATTGAGACGGATAATTATGGGTTAGGCGGGGAACTCATTACGGAGAGAAGGAAGCGGGAGAATGGGTGA
- a CDS encoding GNAT family N-acetyltransferase — MKNSSLDNGNSAKVRLDHYSDKYAEDLKRYVLPPEQLPFTAMPLRKLEELKAGQHPVVITAGEQAVGFFILHTNEFVRTLTDHPAAILLGSFSVSADQQGKGYGKAGLRLLSDWVKQALPGYSEIVLSVNLKNDRAFDLYCKVGFQDTGRRIGGPIGDQRVMRMEV, encoded by the coding sequence GTGAAGAATTCATCGTTGGACAACGGGAACAGCGCTAAGGTGCGCCTTGACCATTATTCAGACAAATATGCTGAAGATTTAAAGCGATATGTATTGCCTCCTGAACAGCTCCCGTTTACGGCAATGCCGCTTCGGAAATTGGAGGAGCTTAAGGCAGGTCAGCATCCAGTCGTAATCACAGCCGGGGAGCAGGCGGTTGGATTTTTCATTTTACATACGAATGAGTTTGTGAGGACATTAACGGATCATCCGGCAGCCATTCTGCTGGGGTCCTTTTCAGTGTCGGCTGATCAGCAAGGGAAAGGATATGGTAAAGCGGGCTTACGGCTGTTATCTGACTGGGTCAAGCAGGCGTTACCGGGTTATTCAGAGATCGTGCTCTCGGTGAACCTGAAAAACGACCGCGCATTTGATTTGTATTGCAAAGTTGGATTTCAAGACACAGGAAGACGGATCGGCGGACCCATAGGTGATCAGCGGGTGATGAGGATGGAGGTGTGA
- a CDS encoding HIT family protein, whose product MRTLILANGEEVQVKCLSCAITGGLVEPEGGVICETEYFHAHQDVAYPIPGLVILASKRHITCLDELTEKERLDYITTMSRIRAAQREELGIEHVYYFYNEDTTHHFHIWMVPRYDWMKDFGRSVESLRPAMLHARHELNTDENRKIVHNGIAALSKALNMTK is encoded by the coding sequence ATGAGAACGTTAATACTGGCAAATGGCGAAGAGGTTCAGGTGAAGTGTCTGAGTTGTGCGATTACAGGTGGACTTGTTGAGCCTGAGGGTGGCGTCATATGTGAAACGGAGTATTTTCACGCTCATCAGGACGTTGCGTATCCTATTCCGGGACTCGTCATTTTAGCATCAAAAAGACATATCACGTGTCTTGATGAATTGACTGAAAAAGAACGTCTGGACTACATCACCACCATGAGCAGGATCAGAGCGGCTCAGCGTGAAGAGCTCGGCATTGAGCACGTTTATTACTTTTACAATGAGGATACAACGCATCATTTTCATATCTGGATGGTACCGAGATATGACTGGATGAAGGATTTCGGGAGGTCTGTGGAATCATTGAGACCGGCCATGCTCCATGCCAGACATGAGTTAAATACAGACGAGAACAGAAAAATCGTACATAATGGGATCGCAGCGTTAAGTAAAGCGTTAAATATGACTAAATAA
- a CDS encoding LysR family transcriptional regulator, whose protein sequence is MDQQMQIFITVAEQKSFSKAAETLHMTQSAVSQHIRSFEEKMGTRLLERTNKYVRLNQAGEIVFHHAKEMDRLYQHMQRLVDDVTNQASGPLTIGASYTFGEYVLPPIIAKLHQLYPDIQPSVEIGNTAHIADLVSRNQLDIGIVEGHFKQEKVLTSAKHSEDEMVIVASSRHPLAQRKRLGASLLADQLWICREEGSGTREAAEHVFKQLDITPSDMMIFSSTQAIKEAVESGLGVTLLSKWAIKKELARGELVMLPVKGLPFKREFSIVTASSFQTKALQVFLSLLASEDGSVMLSDSIVIE, encoded by the coding sequence ATGGATCAGCAAATGCAAATCTTTATCACGGTCGCTGAACAAAAAAGCTTTTCAAAAGCAGCAGAAACGCTTCACATGACACAATCCGCTGTCAGTCAGCATATCAGATCATTTGAAGAGAAAATGGGTACAAGACTGCTCGAACGCACGAATAAATATGTGCGGTTGAATCAGGCTGGTGAAATCGTCTTTCATCACGCAAAAGAAATGGACCGTCTTTATCAGCACATGCAACGGCTGGTTGATGACGTCACCAATCAGGCAAGCGGCCCACTGACGATCGGAGCGAGCTATACCTTTGGTGAATATGTGCTGCCGCCAATTATTGCAAAGCTGCATCAGCTTTATCCTGATATACAGCCATCCGTTGAAATCGGCAATACGGCTCACATCGCTGATTTGGTCAGTCGCAATCAGCTTGATATCGGGATCGTCGAGGGTCATTTTAAACAGGAAAAAGTATTAACCTCAGCTAAACATTCCGAAGATGAAATGGTAATTGTCGCATCATCCAGGCATCCTTTAGCGCAAAGAAAAAGACTGGGGGCTTCATTGCTGGCTGATCAGCTGTGGATCTGCCGGGAAGAAGGTTCAGGAACGCGTGAAGCAGCAGAGCATGTTTTCAAGCAGCTTGATATTACCCCATCTGACATGATGATCTTCAGTAGCACGCAGGCGATCAAAGAAGCGGTTGAATCCGGACTTGGCGTCACTCTGTTATCGAAATGGGCCATCAAAAAAGAGCTGGCCCGCGGCGAACTTGTTATGTTGCCTGTCAAAGGGTTACCGTTTAAAAGAGAATTTTCAATCGTCACCGCTTCTTCCTTTCAGACCAAGGCGCTTCAGGTATTTTTATCATTGTTGGCTTCAGAAGATGGAAGTGTGATGTTGAGCGATTCAATTGTAATTGAATAA